The following nucleotide sequence is from Sphingomonas swuensis.
GTCCCCGCCGCGATCGGCAAGGCGCTCGACGGCAAGATCGCCGGCATTCGTGCCCAGCTCGACGAAGCCGCCGCGCTTCGCGCCGAGGCCGAGAAGATCAAGGCCGAGTATGAGGCCCGCTCGGCCGCGTCCGAGGGTGAAGCCGCGGCCATGCTCGATCGTGCCCGCAACGAGGCTGATGCCATCCGCGCCAAGGCCGAGGCCGACGCGGCCGCGCTGGTCGAGCGTCGGACTCGCATGGCCGAGGACAAGATCGCGGCCGAGGAGCGCGCCGCACTGCAGCAGCTTCGCGCGACCGCCGCCGATGCCGCCGCCAAGGCCGCCAGCCGGATCATCGCCGATCGCCACGATGCGGGCAGCGACAAGGCGCTGGTCGACCAGGCGATCGCCAACATCCGTTAAGCACCTCGCGCAGGCCAAGCACTGCCGGCAAGCGATGAGACTGACCGGCGAATCGCACGGATGGGCGATTCGCCGGACCCGTCTCTGTCGCCGGCGAGCTTAGCCGCAGTCCTCAAGATCCGAACCACCCCTGCATCGTCGATGCACGGGTCGGTGGCGACTTGCTGGCCAAGGAGAGTGTAATGCGTAATCTCATGATGGCGGCCGCCGTGGCCGTCGCGACCCTTTCGGCCGCCACTCCTGCAATCGCCCAGAACACCGCCGCTCCCGGTCTCGTGACTGTGACAGTGCAGGACGTCTCGATCCTCAACAATTTCCTGAACGGGGCGCAGGTCGCCGCGCTCAACAACCTCAATGTGCCGATCACGGTGCAGGCACCGATCAGCGTCGCGGCGAACGTCTGCGGCACCACGGTCGCCGTGCTGTCGGCAGCCCGCAAGACCGGCGATGCCGTCTGCACCGCGACCAGCGGATCGCGCGCGCTGGCAGACCTGACCAACCGTCAGCTGCTCTCGCAGAAGAAGTAAGCTTCGGTACATTGCCAATGAAGGGGCCCGGGCGAGCAATCGTCCGGGCCTCGTCGTTTGTGGCTCCTAGATCCCGAAGGTCACATGCCCGTCCGCGTCGATCGACCACGCCGGATTGTACGCAATCTCCCACGCATGGTCGTCGGGATTGGCGACATAGCCGCGATAGCCGCCGTGCGGCGATGCATCGGCGGCGCGCAGGAGCCGGCCGCCGGCTTCCACCAGCCGCCCGATCAACTCATCCACTTCTTCTTCGCTGCCGACATTGTGGGCGAGCGCGAAGGCACCGGGGCGATGCAAGTCCGCCCGCCGACTATCCCTGGCCAGCTCGCTGGTCAGCCAGGTTCCGAGAACGAAGCCGTTCATCTGGTAAAAGGCGATTTCCTCATTCTCGAACACCGGCGTCCAGCCGAAGCCGTCGCGATAGAAAGCCTGCGAGCGGGCCAGGTCGTCCGTGCCGAGCGTGATGACCGACAGCTGCTGCATCAGGGCACGTTCTCGGTCAGCAGATCATAGGTCGCGACCAGTTCGTCCTTCTGGTTGAAGATCTCGACAGCCCAGCGGACGACGCCGGTCTCCTCGCTCTTGAGGCTCTTGGAGCGCACCGTCAGTTCGACCCGCATCGCGTCGCCCGGATAGAGCGGGGTGAGGAAGCGAAGGTTCTCGAGACCCGTGTTGGCCAGCACCGGGCCCGGCGCGGGATCGACGAACAGGCCGGCCGCGAAGCTGAGGATGAGGTAGCCGTGAGCGACACGGCCCTCGAAGATCGGCGAAGCCTTGGCCGCTTCCTCGTCCATGTGGGCGTAGAAGGTGTCGCCGGTGAAGTGGGCGAAATGCTCGATGTCCTCGACGCTGACCATCCGGCTCGCGGTCCTGAGCGTATCCCCGATGTGGAGCTCGCTCATCCGCTTCCGGAAAGGGTGGGCGTCGATGACGTTCTTGGGGCCGCCCGGGATATATTGCGAGGTGATCGCCGCGAACATCGCGGGCGAGCCCTGCAACGCGGTCCGCTGCATGTAATGGGTGACTCCGCGCACGCCGCCCATCTCCTCGCCGCCGCCGGCCCGACCGGGACCGCCGTGGACGAGGACGGGGAGGGGACTTCCGTGTCCGGTCGAATCCTTGGCGTTG
It contains:
- a CDS encoding VOC family protein, with product MQQLSVITLGTDDLARSQAFYRDGFGWTPVFENEEIAFYQMNGFVLGTWLTSELARDSRRADLHRPGAFALAHNVGSEEEVDELIGRLVEAGGRLLRAADASPHGGYRGYVANPDDHAWEIAYNPAWSIDADGHVTFGI